AATGCTTTGCCTGTAAACAGCGTGCCGTCCTCAAGTAACAATCTTGCCTGCATGCTCGTGTCACTCCTCTTATATAAATATGACGCTGGGGAGAAGAACGCCCAATGGGTGTATTCGTCTTCAGCCTATTCCTCTGCCCCGTCCAATGCTAACATTTCCTTAGGCTTCGTTGTCACTACGCCTCGTATACAACCTTGCCGTCGACCATCGTCATCGTCGGCCAGCCCTTCAGCTGCCAGCCGATGAACGGCGTGTTGCGACTCTTCGAGGCGAACGTTGCCGGATCGACCGGCTGCTCCGTCTCGAGATCAATCAGAGTCAAGTCCGCGGGCTTGCCTTCCTCTAGCGTGCCCCAAGGCAGGCCGAATACTTGAGCCGGAACCTTCGTCATGCGGTCAACGAGGAACTCCAGCGTCCACTGGCCTGTTGCGACGAACTTCGTGTACAGCAGCGGGAACGCAGTCTCGAAGCCGAGGATACCGAATGGCGCAAGGTCAACGCCGCGTGCCTTCTCCTCTTCGCTGTGCGGCGCATGGTCGGTGACGATCATGTCGATCGTACCGTCGAGCAGCCCCTCGATGCAGGCTTGTACGTCGCGCGGTGTGCGGAGTGGCGGGTTCATTTTCCAATTCGCATCCATGCCTGGGATGTCCTCGTCAGACAGCACCAGATGGTGCGGACATACCTCAGCGGTCACCTTGATGCCGAACTGCTTCGCGTGGCGGATCAAGCGTACCGACTGCTCCGTGCTGACGTGGCACACGTGGTAGTGGACGCCCGTCGCCTCTGCGAGCAGCACGTCGCGGCCGACGTGGATCGCCTCCGACTCGTTCGGGATGCCCTTCAAGCCGTGCTTGCGTGTGAACTCCCCTTCGGAAAAGGCGCGTCCCTCCACAAGCGTGTTGTCCTCGCAGTGCGCGATGATCGGCATGCCGATCGAGGCCGCCTTCGCCATCGCATCCTTCATCATCTGCGCGCTCTGCACGCCGACGCCGTCGTCCGTGTAGCCGATGACTCCCGCTTCCTTCAGCGCGTCGAAGTCGGTCAGCTCGCGGCCGAGCTCGTTCTTCGTGATGCAGCCGTAAGGCAGGACGCGCACGACGCCCTCGGTCTTCACCTTGTCCAGCACGTACTGCACCGTCTCGACCGTGTCGATGACCGGTCTTGTGTTCGGCATGCAGGCGATCGTCGTGAAGCCGCCCTTCGCCGCCGAGCGGGTGCCGCTCGCGATCGTCTCCTTATGCTCGTACCCCGGCTCGCGCAGGTGAACGTGCATGTCAATCAAGCCCGGCGTCAGCAGCTTGCCCGCCGCGTCGATGACCGTGTGGCCGCTCGTATTCGGCTGTCCATCCTGTCCGCGCACGATGCGCGCCACCTGATCCCCCTCGACCAGCACGTGGCATGCTTCCAGCTCATTGCCAGCGCTCACGGCGCAGGCGTTCGTAATCCAGATTCCCATAATGACCTCCATGTTCCGTAATATACCGCTTACCGCAGCTTCACTTACCAGCTCGGCAGCTAGACGATGAACCCGACAATCGACTTATGCTATACACTCAAGGCCCGCTCGATTACCGCCATGCGGATCGGCACACCGTTGCTCATTTGGCTGAAAATTCTCGACTGCTCGCACTCCACCAGCGCATCGTCAATCTCCACGTTCCGGTTGAATGGCGCCGGATGCATGATGATCGCGTGCGGCGCCATGCGCGCTGCACGCTCCTCAGTCAAGCCGTAGGCTGCGCGGTATTCCTCAGCAGAGCCGAAGATCGACCCCTCGTGCCGCTCCAGCTGCACGCGGAGCATCATGACGACGTCGGCCTTCAGCGCCTCGTCGATCGACACATACGGCGCGTGCTCCGCGAGCTCCGCTGCCTGCATCTCTGGCGGCGCGCAGAAGCTTACCTTCGCGCCGAGCGTCTGCAGCGCCCACAGGTTCGAGCGCGCCACACGGCTATGCTGAATGTCGCCGACGATGGCGACATGGAGTCCGCGCAGCTCGCCGAACTGCTTGCGCATCGTGTACAGGTCGAGCAACGCCTGGGTCGGATGCTCGTTGTTGCCGTCGCCCGCGTTGATGAGCGGCACCTTGATCTTTTGCGCGAGCTCAGCCAGAAGGCCGTTCGGCTTCATCCGGATTACCCCGGCGTCGATCCCCATCGACTCCAGCGTGCGCACCGTATCGTAGATCGACTCGCCCTTCTGTACGCTCGATACGGCAGCTGCGAAGTTCAGTACCTCCGCGCCGAGCCGCTTCTGCGCCACCTCGAAGGAGAATCTCGTTCTCGTGCTGTTCTCGAAGAACATATTCGCAACAAACCGACCGTGCAGCTGGTTCGTTACTTTCACCTCGGCTTGCTCCCAATGCTGGGCGCGATCGAGGATGGAGGTCAGCTGCTCCGCGCTTAGATGTTTCGTCCCTAACAGATGTCTGTCGGCTAGAAGCTTCGTCTGTGTCATTCTGTCGGTCTCCTCTGTCCTGTGATCAATACTTTGTCTGCCCCGTCCGATTCCTCCAGCTGAACCGCGATCGCCTCCAGCTTCGAGGTCGGGATGTTCTTACCTATATAATCCGGTCGAATCGGCAGCTCCCGATGGCCGCGGTCCACGAGCACCGCCAGCTGAATCATCATCGGTCGGCCGCAATCCATCAAGGCGTCCATCGCGGCGCGCACCGTTCGTCCGGTGTAGAGCACGTCGTCGAACAAGATGACCTTCTTATTATGTACGATTAGCCCGGTTTGTCCTTGCAGCTCCGATGTCGTGCTCCCGTCCTTGCGCCTGCGCGCTGCCGAGCTGCTGGATGCCTCGCGGTCGTCACGGTAGCCGGTCACGTCAATCTCGCCCACCGGTACAGGCACATTCTCAATCTGTCTGATGTTGTCCGCTACCCGTCTTGCCAGATGAATGCCCCGAGTCCGAATGCCGATCAGCACGCAATCCTCGAACCCCTTGTTCCGTTCCAAAATTTCGTGCGCGATCCGCGTAAGCGCCCGTCGAATCGCCGTGTCGTCCATGAGCACATGCTCTGTCTGCTGCATTGGACTCGAAGCCCCCTTATGCTGATCTAGCAAAAATAACCTTGCCGCTATGCGACAAGGTTAGATGTAGACGTGTGGAAATAGAAGCCTCCCACTGATTCGGGTACAGGAAGGCAGCACCAACCTGCTCCCCCTCAGGAAAGCGTTCGTTTCGGACGATCACCTTGTCAGCCTCACGGGACTGAATTTAAAGGTTCTATGAAGTTATCAGCATTATCCCACGTTCGACACATGTTGTCAATACGTGGCGAGCAAGATTGAGGCAAACATTGCTAGTGCCTGTTCAGATATGCTATAAATGTTGTAGCTTGTCCATGCGCATGCATGTGTCTATTTTACATAAGGAGTGAATGATTAAGATGTCTATCGAAATGAACACAGAAGAAGTTATTAACCTGATCAAGACGAGCAAGAAAAAAACACCAGTGAAAGTATACGTAAAGGGTGACCTCGAGTCGATCACGTTCGCTGAAGGCATCCAGGCATTCGTATCTGGCAAGAGCGGCGTGCTGTTCGGCGAGTGGACGGACATCAAGGCTGTGCTCGACGAGAACAGCGCGAAGATCGAGGATTATGTCGTAGAGAACGACCGCCGCAACTCGGCAATTCCGCTCTTGGACCTGAAGAATATCAATGCACGCATCGAGCCGGGCGCAGTCATCCGTGAGATGGTCGGCATCGGCAACAACGCGATCATCATGATGGGCGCAGTGATCAACATCGGCGCTTCCATCGGCGAAGGCACGATGATCGATATGGGCGTAGTCATCGGCGGTCGCGTGAAGGTAGGTAACATGTGCCACATCGGCGCAGGCTCCGTCCTTGCAGGCGTCATCGAGCCGCCTAGCGCACAGCCGGTCGTCATCGAGGATGACGTGCTCGTAGGCGCTAACGCGGTCATCCTTGAAGGCGTACGCGTCGGCAAGGGCTCTGTTGTAGCTGCAGGCGCTGTCGTAGTGGAAGACGTGCCTGAGTACAGCGTCGTCGCAGGTACACCTGCACGCGTCATCAAGAAGGTAGACGACAAGACGAAGTCGAAGACCGAAATTTTGAAGGATCTGCGCACACTGTAATGCGCATGAAGCTCGGCGCTGACGGCGCCGAGCTTTTTTTCACAATTCATAGTGGATTATTCGTATTGTATTGTACAAAGGAGACGTTGAACCGTATGGCATCTCATATTCCCTCATCTGCTAAGGGCGCTCAAGGCGAGGAGGCTGTAAGCCCGTTCGTCCAGCTGCGCCGCGAGCTGCATCGCATCCCGGAGCCGGGCTTCGCCGAATTCAAGACGCAGCAGCATCTGCTCGACTACATCTCACGCTTGCCGCAGGAGCGGCTGGAGGTTCGTACGTGGCGCACGGGCATTCTGGTGAATGTGCGCGGTACAGCACCGCAGCGGCGGTACGGCTACCGGGCCGACATGGACGGCCTGCCGATTCCTGAGGATACCGGCTATCCGTTCCGCTCCGAGCACGAAGGATTCATGCACGCCTGCGGCCATGATCTGCATATGGCGATCGGGCTCGGCATTTTGTCGCACTTCGCGGCGAATCCGATTCGCGACGATCTTACATTTATTTTCCAGCCGGCTGAGGAAGGTCCTGGTGGTGCGGAGCCGATGCTCGCGAGCGAGGAGCTGCAGGACTGGATCCCTGACGAAATATTCGGGCTGCACATCGCCCCGGAATATCCGGTCGGTACGATTGCGGTGAAGCCGGGCATCTTGTTCGCCAACACGTCGGAGCTGTTCATCGACCTGATCGGCAAGGGAGGCCACGCCGCCTTCCCGCACAAGGCGAACGACATGGTCATCGCCGCATGCCAGCTCGTCGGACAGCTGCAGACGATCATCTCCCGCAACGTGAACCCGCTCGACTCCGCCGTCATTACAATCGGTAAAATTACTGGCGGCACGAAGCAGAACATTATCGCCGAGCGCGCCCGTCTCGAGGGCACGATCCGTACGCTGTCCGCCGAGACGATGACGCTCGTGAAGTCGCGAATTGAAGCGCTGCTCGCGGGGATGGAGACCGCCTTCGACTGCAGGACGGTGCTCGACTACGGCTCGAACTACCGTCAAGTGTACAACAACGCTGAGCTGACCGAGGCATTCATGCGCTGGCTGGACGAGACGCAGCAGCCGCACGGCGTCCGTCTGCACGAGTGCACCGAAGCGATGACCGGCGAGGACTTCGGCTATTTCCTCGAGGCAATCCCCGGCTTCATGTTTTGGCTCGGCGTCAACACGCCGTACGGCCTGCACCATGCGAAGCTCGAGCCCGACGAGGACGCAATCGAGACGGCGATCGGCGTCATGACGCGCTACTTGACGTGGAGGTCGGAGCAGGGGTAGTTAGGATGGCAAGTCGAACACTTCGATCTCCTGATCAAATTGGTGAACATGTAACTTTCTGCTTTGTGTTTGACCCTGACTTTCATAGCCTATCGTAAGGATGAATTCTGGGTTCGCTCTGCTAATTTCGATGTCCTGCACAATAATTGTACTGTAATCGACTAGGGCATACTCCTTTATCAGCCTACGAATATCACTGCTTTTCGCGTAAGGCGCGAGCTCTTTAATTCTCGATTCATCGCCGTCTTTCATCGCTTGCAAGTATGAAATGAATAACCCTATGGCATCCTCCGGGATGCCTTCTTGCGTTAGCTCTGAATGGATATCATGGTATACGGTGTTGCTCTCCATGAGCTGGGTGACTGAATAGGTCGGTTCGGACTGAAGATTTAAATAAACGAATGTGCCAATCGCAATGAAGGCTAGAGCTGCAGCGATCATGGCAGAGATTTTTTTCAAATTCTACTCCCTCCTTAGAAAACAATCATGGCTTCCTCGCCACATCCCCGATATGAAAGTTGGGTTTAGCGTGGCTGCCTAGTCCCCATACTGAGTAATACTGCGATTGGACAGAAATACGTGGCTCTTTTTGGTGGTTCGACCCTGTCTAGAAAACTGTGAGCATTCGTTATGTGAGCAACCCCGTGCTGGCTTCGGTACAAGAAGACCGAATGACCGCGGACAGAAAAATGGAGACTTCTAACGAATGCGCCAATCGTCAGTATCATTCGATTGGAGGTAGTTAAATGGAGATGTTAATTGCTCGGTGTGCCGGACTGGATGTGCATCAAGAAACCATTGTAGCTTGTGTCTTGACTGGCGAAGCGGATGAAGCACCACGCGCTGAAACACGCACTTTCCCTACGATGACTCGTGATTTGTTCTCCTTGATGACATGGCTCGAGTCCGAAGGTGTGACGCATATTGCCATGGAGAGTACAGGGATCTACTGGAAACCAGTGTACAACATATTGGAAGGGTACTTCGACATCGCCCTTGCCAATGCACAACGGATTAAGAATGTTCCTGGACGCAAAACGGATGTCAGCGATGCGGAGTGGATCGCTAAACTCTTGCGCGTAGGATTAATCGAGAAGAGCTTCGTGCCTACCGAGGATCTCCGAGAACTACGTGATTTAACACGTTTACGTAAGAAACGGGTTGGAAACTTGACCGCAGAGAAAAACCGCATTCAAAAAATGCTGGAAGCCTCCAACATCAAGTTGGGAACGGTTATTTCAGATGTGTTCGGCGTATCCGGACGCAATTTGCTGGAACGACTGGTCATGCAGGGCTACGTCGATCCGGATGATATTGAAGCCCGAGTACATGGCAACGTAAAACGTAATGTCGCTCGGGTGGCCGAGTCGCTCTTCGGAACGTTAAACAAGCACCAAATCTTGATGATTCGCAATTGCTGGGAGCATATTACCTTCCTCGAGCAATCCATCGCGTTGCTGGATGCAGAAATTGAGGTGCATCTTCAGTCCTATCAGGAAGCCTATCAGTTGATTCAAACGATTCCGGGCATAAGTGAGATTACCGCCGCAGCGATCATTGCCGAAATCGGAGTCGATATGGATCAGTTCCCAACGGCTGATCATCTCGCGTCCTGGGCAGGTGTGGCTCCGGGTAACCATGAGAGCGCGGGTAAA
Above is a genomic segment from Paenibacillus sp. YYML68 containing:
- a CDS encoding dihydroorotase, which gives rise to MGIWITNACAVSAGNELEACHVLVEGDQVARIVRGQDGQPNTSGHTVIDAAGKLLTPGLIDMHVHLREPGYEHKETIASGTRSAAKGGFTTIACMPNTRPVIDTVETVQYVLDKVKTEGVVRVLPYGCITKNELGRELTDFDALKEAGVIGYTDDGVGVQSAQMMKDAMAKAASIGMPIIAHCEDNTLVEGRAFSEGEFTRKHGLKGIPNESEAIHVGRDVLLAEATGVHYHVCHVSTEQSVRLIRHAKQFGIKVTAEVCPHHLVLSDEDIPGMDANWKMNPPLRTPRDVQACIEGLLDGTIDMIVTDHAPHSEEEKARGVDLAPFGILGFETAFPLLYTKFVATGQWTLEFLVDRMTKVPAQVFGLPWGTLEEGKPADLTLIDLETEQPVDPATFASKSRNTPFIGWQLKGWPTMTMVDGKVVYEA
- a CDS encoding aspartate carbamoyltransferase catalytic subunit; the protein is MTQTKLLADRHLLGTKHLSAEQLTSILDRAQHWEQAEVKVTNQLHGRFVANMFFENSTRTRFSFEVAQKRLGAEVLNFAAAVSSVQKGESIYDTVRTLESMGIDAGVIRMKPNGLLAELAQKIKVPLINAGDGNNEHPTQALLDLYTMRKQFGELRGLHVAIVGDIQHSRVARSNLWALQTLGAKVSFCAPPEMQAAELAEHAPYVSIDEALKADVVMMLRVQLERHEGSIFGSAEEYRAAYGLTEERAARMAPHAIIMHPAPFNRNVEIDDALVECEQSRIFSQMSNGVPIRMAVIERALSV
- the pyrR gene encoding bifunctional pyr operon transcriptional regulator/uracil phosphoribosyltransferase PyrR; its protein translation is MQQTEHVLMDDTAIRRALTRIAHEILERNKGFEDCVLIGIRTRGIHLARRVADNIRQIENVPVPVGEIDVTGYRDDREASSSSAARRRKDGSTTSELQGQTGLIVHNKKVILFDDVLYTGRTVRAAMDALMDCGRPMMIQLAVLVDRGHRELPIRPDYIGKNIPTSKLEAIAVQLEESDGADKVLITGQRRPTE
- the dapD gene encoding 2,3,4,5-tetrahydropyridine-2,6-dicarboxylate N-acetyltransferase, with amino-acid sequence MSIEMNTEEVINLIKTSKKKTPVKVYVKGDLESITFAEGIQAFVSGKSGVLFGEWTDIKAVLDENSAKIEDYVVENDRRNSAIPLLDLKNINARIEPGAVIREMVGIGNNAIIMMGAVINIGASIGEGTMIDMGVVIGGRVKVGNMCHIGAGSVLAGVIEPPSAQPVVIEDDVLVGANAVILEGVRVGKGSVVAAGAVVVEDVPEYSVVAGTPARVIKKVDDKTKSKTEILKDLRTL
- a CDS encoding N-acetyldiaminopimelate deacetylase, which gives rise to MASHIPSSAKGAQGEEAVSPFVQLRRELHRIPEPGFAEFKTQQHLLDYISRLPQERLEVRTWRTGILVNVRGTAPQRRYGYRADMDGLPIPEDTGYPFRSEHEGFMHACGHDLHMAIGLGILSHFAANPIRDDLTFIFQPAEEGPGGAEPMLASEELQDWIPDEIFGLHIAPEYPVGTIAVKPGILFANTSELFIDLIGKGGHAAFPHKANDMVIAACQLVGQLQTIISRNVNPLDSAVITIGKITGGTKQNIIAERARLEGTIRTLSAETMTLVKSRIEALLAGMETAFDCRTVLDYGSNYRQVYNNAELTEAFMRWLDETQQPHGVRLHECTEAMTGEDFGYFLEAIPGFMFWLGVNTPYGLHHAKLEPDEDAIETAIGVMTRYLTWRSEQG